In Gallaecimonas xiamenensis 3-C-1, the following proteins share a genomic window:
- a CDS encoding FAD-binding and (Fe-S)-binding domain-containing protein, producing the protein MIPRLDAVPQLSSPYQAYLDDLRAQGFQGDIETRYSERLAVATDNSVYQLLPQAIVLPRHHQDVLLLAKVAKAHPAVAFSARGGGTGTNGQSLNTGLVVDLSRHMRDIIEFNAEEGWVRVQAGVIKDELNAFLKPHGFFFAPDLSTSNRATVGGMINTDASGQGSLVYGKTSDHVLALKAVLVDGSELHTQARAVEDLSLLEGRSGQLHRDIAERLKAKRQAILATFPRLNRFLTGYDLEHVFDEALSQFDLGRLICGSEGSLAFVTEAKLHVNPIEPFKTLINIKYSSFEKALRNAPFLVAAKATSVETVDSKVLNLAREDIIWHQVKDLISDVPGVDMQGLNIVEFNDVDQGAQDAKVQSLCARLDKAIGGEEGIIGYQLTNDLGEIGRIYAMRKKAVGLLGNAPGRAKPQPFAEDTAVPPQNLADFILEFRALLDAKGLHYGMFGHVDAGVLHVRPALDLTDPEQEVLMRSLSDQVVALVAKYGGLMWGEHGKGFRSEYAPTFFGELWDELRWVKTQFDPQNRMNPGKICVPLAGDHQLVSVDGPKRGAQDRQIPISVRDSFNGAMTCNGNGLCFNYDASTPMCPSYRITKDRRHSPKGRAGLMREWLRLLAERGVNPDTLEERNQKLPFFNRLRNNFSHEYDFSREVKEAMDGCLACKACSSQCPIKVDVPNFRARFLNLYHQRYLRPLKDHLVANVEQSAPLMARWPRLVNGLLEQRWVQALVKLGTGMVDTPLMSVPTLAQRLEGHSALDWQLEQLADHPDKDKLVLVVQDPFTSYYDADLVAALVLLLEKLGYVPKLVPFKPNGKPAHVKGFLARFTQMAQDGAAFFNQLHALGLPLVGVDPSLVLCYRDEYQKALGAARGDFKVQLIQEWLAQVPEAAFAGLRGQGQATLFAHCTEKTALPTGEMLWQQIFARAGHQLKVANVGCCGMAGTYGHEAEHLETSKGIYGLSWSQSVAQADTVLATGYSCRCQVGRMEGQKPLHPVQWLLENA; encoded by the coding sequence ATGATCCCAAGACTCGACGCGGTACCCCAGCTGTCCAGCCCCTACCAGGCTTACCTTGACGACCTCAGGGCCCAAGGCTTTCAAGGGGATATCGAGACCCGTTACAGCGAGCGGCTGGCGGTGGCCACCGACAACTCCGTCTACCAGTTGCTGCCCCAGGCCATAGTGCTGCCAAGGCATCATCAGGACGTATTGCTGCTGGCCAAGGTGGCAAAAGCCCACCCGGCGGTGGCCTTTAGCGCCCGTGGCGGCGGCACCGGCACCAACGGCCAGAGCCTCAATACCGGCCTGGTGGTGGACCTGTCCCGCCATATGCGCGATATCATCGAATTTAACGCCGAAGAAGGCTGGGTGCGGGTCCAGGCCGGGGTCATCAAGGACGAGCTCAACGCCTTTTTAAAGCCCCACGGCTTTTTCTTTGCCCCGGATCTGTCCACCTCCAACAGGGCCACGGTCGGCGGCATGATCAACACCGACGCCTCGGGCCAAGGGTCCCTGGTGTACGGCAAAACCTCTGACCATGTGCTGGCGCTCAAAGCGGTGCTGGTGGACGGCAGCGAACTCCATACCCAGGCCAGGGCGGTCGAAGACCTTAGCCTGCTGGAAGGGCGCAGCGGCCAGCTGCACCGGGACATTGCCGAGCGGCTCAAGGCCAAGCGTCAGGCCATTTTGGCCACCTTCCCGCGCCTTAACCGCTTTTTGACCGGTTACGATCTGGAACATGTCTTTGACGAGGCCCTCAGCCAGTTCGATCTTGGCCGCCTTATCTGCGGCTCCGAAGGCTCCCTGGCTTTCGTCACCGAAGCCAAGCTCCATGTAAACCCCATCGAGCCCTTCAAGACCCTTATCAACATCAAGTACAGCAGCTTTGAAAAGGCCCTGCGCAACGCCCCCTTCCTGGTGGCGGCTAAGGCCACCTCGGTGGAAACCGTGGACTCCAAGGTGCTGAACCTGGCCCGGGAAGACATCATCTGGCACCAGGTCAAAGACCTTATCAGCGACGTGCCCGGCGTCGACATGCAAGGGCTTAACATCGTCGAGTTCAACGACGTAGATCAGGGCGCCCAAGACGCCAAGGTACAAAGCCTTTGCGCCCGTCTCGATAAGGCCATTGGCGGCGAAGAAGGCATTATCGGCTACCAGCTCACCAATGACCTGGGGGAGATTGGTCGTATCTATGCCATGCGTAAAAAAGCCGTGGGCCTGCTTGGCAATGCCCCCGGCCGGGCCAAGCCCCAGCCCTTTGCCGAAGACACGGCAGTGCCGCCCCAGAACCTGGCGGACTTTATCCTCGAATTTCGCGCCCTGCTGGACGCCAAGGGCCTCCATTACGGCATGTTCGGCCATGTGGACGCCGGCGTGCTGCACGTGCGCCCGGCGTTGGACTTGACCGACCCTGAGCAGGAAGTGCTGATGCGCAGCCTCTCTGACCAGGTGGTGGCCCTGGTGGCCAAATACGGCGGCCTGATGTGGGGGGAGCACGGCAAGGGTTTTCGCTCCGAATACGCCCCCACCTTTTTCGGTGAGCTGTGGGACGAGCTGCGCTGGGTCAAGACTCAGTTCGACCCGCAAAACCGCATGAACCCCGGCAAGATCTGTGTGCCATTGGCAGGGGACCACCAACTGGTGTCCGTGGACGGCCCCAAAAGGGGCGCCCAGGACCGCCAGATCCCTATCAGCGTGCGTGACAGCTTTAACGGCGCCATGACCTGTAACGGCAATGGCCTGTGCTTTAACTATGATGCCAGCACTCCCATGTGCCCCAGTTACCGCATCACCAAGGACAGGCGCCATTCCCCCAAGGGCCGGGCCGGCCTGATGCGCGAATGGCTAAGGCTACTGGCCGAGCGCGGCGTCAACCCGGACACCCTGGAAGAGCGCAACCAAAAGCTGCCGTTTTTCAACCGCCTGCGAAATAACTTCAGCCACGAGTATGACTTCTCACGGGAAGTCAAAGAAGCCATGGACGGCTGCCTGGCCTGTAAGGCCTGCTCCAGCCAGTGCCCCATCAAGGTGGATGTGCCCAACTTCCGGGCCCGCTTCCTAAATCTCTATCACCAGCGCTACCTGCGCCCCCTCAAGGACCACCTGGTGGCCAACGTGGAGCAAAGCGCGCCCCTGATGGCCCGCTGGCCCAGGCTGGTCAATGGCCTGTTGGAGCAGCGCTGGGTGCAGGCTTTGGTAAAGCTGGGCACAGGAATGGTCGATACCCCCTTGATGTCGGTGCCGACCCTGGCCCAGCGCCTGGAGGGCCACAGCGCTCTGGACTGGCAGCTCGAGCAGCTGGCAGACCACCCGGACAAGGACAAGCTGGTACTGGTGGTGCAAGACCCCTTTACCAGCTATTACGACGCCGACCTAGTGGCGGCCCTGGTGCTGCTGTTGGAAAAGCTCGGCTATGTGCCTAAGCTGGTGCCCTTTAAGCCCAACGGCAAACCGGCCCATGTGAAAGGCTTCCTGGCCCGTTTTACCCAAATGGCCCAGGACGGCGCCGCCTTTTTCAACCAGCTCCATGCCCTGGGCCTGCCCCTGGTGGGGGTCGACCCCTCCCTGGTGCTTTGCTACCGGGACGAATACCAAAAGGCCCTTGGCGCGGCGCGGGGGGACTTTAAGGTGCAGCTTATTCAGGAGTGGCTGGCCCAGGTGCCGGAGGCGGCTTTTGCCGGCCTGCGCGGTCAGGGCCAAGCCACCCTCTTTGCCCACTGCACCGAGAAGACGGCCCTGCCCACAGGGGAGATGCTCTGGCAACAGATCTTTGCCCGGGCCGGCCATCAGCTCAAGGTGGCCAATGTGGGCTGCTGCGGCATGGCCGGTACCTACGGCCATGAGGCCGAGCACCTGGAGACCTCCAAGGGCATTTATGGGCTGAGCTGGAGCCAGTCGGTGGCGCAGGCCGACACCGTGCTGGCCACCGGTTATTCCTGCCGCTGCCAGGTGGGACGAATGGAAGGACAAAAGCCCCTGCACCCGGTGCAGTGGTTGTTGGAGAACGCATGA
- the ilvG gene encoding acetolactate synthase 2 catalytic subunit → MTGAQALVECLQDQGVQTLFGYPGGAIMPIYDALYEAELTHVLCRHEQGAALAAIGHARATNGVGVVMATSGPGATNLITGLADAMMDSIPIVAITGQVARAAMGTDAFQEIDVLGLSLACTKHSYLVEDPEDLPRIIEEAFALAKSGKPGPVLVDIPKDVQQAAISRKPKAKAAPKTTQVDFAALNRAETLLRTAQRPIAYIGGGVGMGDAIDELRDYLASTGMPAVETLKGLGSCGLDYPYNLGMLGMHGSRGANMAVQDCDLLLVVGARFDDRVTGKLDEFAPKARVIHVDIDAAEMGKRRHADVPLAMDAKAALKHLARVPVGNDWQRHCATYKAEHSFTAPRAPDHIHAPWLLSQLSQKAGRDARVCCDVGQHQMWVAQHMQFDHPSRHISSGGLGTMGFGLPSAIGAKLACPGTETILVTGDGSIMMNIQELATIKRMNLAVKILLLDNQRLGMVRQWQTLFFEGRHSEVDLSDNPDFLTIASAFGIQGERLCHPDQVDGALDRFLAAKGSYFLHVAIPSEDGVWPLVPPGKGNHQMMEA, encoded by the coding sequence ATCACAGGGGCCCAGGCCCTGGTGGAATGCTTGCAGGACCAAGGGGTGCAGACCCTGTTCGGTTACCCGGGTGGGGCCATCATGCCCATCTATGACGCCTTGTATGAAGCCGAGCTGACCCACGTGTTGTGCCGGCACGAGCAGGGCGCGGCCCTGGCCGCCATCGGCCATGCCCGCGCCACCAACGGCGTAGGGGTGGTGATGGCCACCTCCGGGCCCGGCGCCACCAACCTCATCACCGGTTTGGCCGACGCCATGATGGACTCCATTCCCATTGTTGCCATTACCGGCCAGGTGGCCCGGGCCGCCATGGGCACCGATGCCTTCCAGGAGATCGACGTGCTGGGCCTGTCCCTGGCTTGCACCAAGCACAGCTACCTGGTGGAAGACCCCGAAGACTTGCCCCGCATCATCGAAGAGGCCTTTGCCCTGGCCAAGAGCGGTAAGCCCGGCCCGGTACTGGTAGACATTCCCAAGGACGTGCAGCAGGCTGCCATCAGCCGCAAGCCGAAGGCCAAGGCCGCGCCCAAGACCACCCAGGTGGACTTTGCTGCCCTGAACCGGGCCGAAACCTTGCTGCGCACCGCCCAAAGACCCATCGCCTATATCGGCGGCGGCGTCGGCATGGGGGATGCCATCGACGAGCTGCGCGACTACCTGGCCTCCACCGGCATGCCGGCGGTGGAGACCCTCAAGGGCCTGGGCAGCTGCGGTTTGGACTATCCCTACAATCTGGGCATGCTGGGTATGCACGGCAGCCGTGGCGCCAACATGGCGGTGCAGGATTGCGATCTGCTGCTGGTGGTCGGTGCCCGTTTTGATGACAGGGTGACCGGCAAGCTGGACGAGTTTGCCCCCAAGGCCCGGGTTATCCATGTGGACATCGACGCTGCCGAGATGGGCAAGCGCCGTCATGCCGACGTGCCCCTGGCCATGGACGCCAAGGCCGCCTTAAAGCACCTGGCCCGGGTTCCGGTAGGCAACGACTGGCAGCGCCACTGTGCCACCTACAAGGCCGAGCATTCCTTCACCGCGCCCCGGGCCCCGGACCATATCCATGCCCCCTGGCTGCTGAGCCAGCTGTCGCAAAAGGCTGGCCGCGACGCGCGGGTCTGTTGTGACGTAGGCCAGCACCAGATGTGGGTGGCCCAGCACATGCAGTTTGACCATCCCAGTCGCCATATCTCATCTGGGGGCCTGGGTACCATGGGCTTTGGCCTGCCAAGCGCCATCGGTGCCAAGCTGGCCTGTCCCGGCACCGAGACCATTCTGGTCACCGGCGATGGCTCCATCATGATGAATATCCAGGAGCTGGCCACCATCAAGCGCATGAACCTGGCAGTGAAAATTCTGCTGCTGGACAACCAGCGCCTGGGGATGGTGCGCCAGTGGCAAACCCTGTTCTTTGAAGGGCGCCACAGCGAAGTGGACCTGTCCGACAACCCCGATTTTCTGACCATTGCCAGTGCCTTTGGCATCCAGGGCGAGCGCCTGTGCCACCCGGACCAGGTGGACGGCGCTCTGGACCGATTCTTGGCTGCCAAGGGCAGTTATTTCCTGCACGTAGCCATTCCCAGTGAAGACGGGGTTTGGCCCTTGGTCCCGCCCGGCAAGGGCAATCACCAGATGATGGAGGCCTGA
- a CDS encoding ACT domain-containing protein, giving the protein MTESTLYITLRPAPAALERLLRLVRHRGFQLTQVQWHPQGVRLSVKHEHPLSHLTRQLEKLADVVSLTEEAV; this is encoded by the coding sequence GTGACCGAGAGCACGCTGTACATCACCTTGAGACCCGCCCCTGCGGCCCTGGAGCGCCTGTTGCGCCTGGTTCGCCACAGAGGATTTCAGTTAACCCAGGTGCAATGGCACCCCCAAGGGGTACGCCTGAGCGTCAAGCACGAACACCCCTTATCCCATTTGACCCGCCAGTTGGAAAAACTGGCTGACGTGGTATCCCTGACGGAGGAAGCAGTATGA
- a CDS encoding branched-chain amino acid transaminase yields MTRADFIWMDGHMAPWNEAQVHPMSHSMHYGTAFFEGIRAYDTPTGPVVFRHREHMQRLKDSAKIYRFTIPYSVDELMGAARAVLNANNLKSAYIRPLAYLGEVGMGIVPPESQMSVLIAAFSWGRYLGASAIEEGVDACVASWARSAPNTLPTGAKAAGNYLSSLLIASEARRNGFHEGIALDSRGQVSEGAGQNVFMVKNGVLYTPPATASILPGLTRDAIITLAREEGIEIVEAPIAREALYIADEIFFSGTAAEISPVRSIDRLAVGNGKPGPMTQLLQQRFFGLFTGQTQDKWGWLDPVEVKHAAA; encoded by the coding sequence ATGACCCGCGCCGATTTTATTTGGATGGATGGACACATGGCCCCGTGGAACGAGGCGCAGGTGCACCCCATGAGCCACAGCATGCATTACGGCACAGCCTTTTTTGAGGGGATCCGCGCTTACGACACGCCTACAGGCCCCGTGGTTTTTCGCCACCGCGAGCACATGCAGCGGCTCAAGGACTCGGCCAAGATCTACCGCTTCACCATTCCCTACAGCGTTGACGAGCTGATGGGTGCGGCCCGGGCCGTGCTGAACGCCAATAACCTCAAAAGCGCTTATATCAGGCCCCTGGCCTACCTGGGGGAAGTGGGCATGGGCATAGTGCCGCCGGAAAGCCAGATGTCGGTGCTGATCGCTGCCTTTTCCTGGGGCCGGTACCTGGGGGCCAGCGCCATCGAAGAAGGGGTGGACGCCTGTGTCGCTTCCTGGGCCCGCAGCGCTCCCAACACCCTGCCCACCGGCGCTAAGGCTGCCGGCAACTACCTGTCTTCCTTGCTGATCGCCAGCGAGGCGCGCCGTAACGGCTTCCATGAGGGCATCGCCCTGGACAGCCGTGGCCAGGTGTCCGAAGGGGCAGGGCAGAACGTCTTTATGGTCAAAAACGGCGTGCTGTACACGCCGCCGGCCACCGCCAGCATACTGCCGGGCCTGACCCGGGACGCCATCATCACCCTGGCCCGGGAAGAGGGTATCGAGATCGTTGAAGCCCCCATCGCCCGCGAGGCCCTGTACATCGCCGACGAGATCTTCTTCTCCGGCACCGCTGCCGAGATCTCCCCGGTACGCTCCATCGACCGCCTGGCGGTGGGCAACGGCAAACCCGGCCCCATGACCCAGCTGCTGCAGCAGCGTTTCTTCGGCCTATTTACCGGCCAAACCCAAGACAAATGGGGCTGGTTGGACCCGGTGGAGGTCAAGCATGCCGCAGCGTAG
- the ilvD gene encoding dihydroxy-acid dehydratase, translating to MPQRRSDTTLKGRRNAGARALWRATGLGDGDLKKPIIAIANSYTQFVPGHVHLKDLGDLVAGAVREAGGTPREFNTIAVDDGIAMGHDGMLYSLPSRELIADAVETMANAHCADALVCISNCDKITPGMLNAALRLNIPTIFVSGGPMEAGKTKLSDQIIKLDLVDAMVKAADPNVSDADVEQVEKSACPTCGACSGMFTANSMNCLTEALGLALPGNGSMLATHKKREGLFLEAGKRIMELVEAWYDKGDERALPRTIASRPSFMNAMAMDIAMGGSTNTILHLLAAAQEGEVDFGLTDIDALSKKVPQLCKVAPATNKYHMEDVHCAGGVMGILGELAKGGLLDTSTPNVRGETLKDTLAAFETAKQAEFYLAGPGGIPSSTAFSQNSYWPTLDLDRDNGCIRSVEGAYRQDGGLAVLRGNLAPNGAVVKTAGVSDEQLHFEGPARVFDSQDSAVEAILAGQIKAGDVVVIRYEGPRGGPGMQEMLYPTSYLKSMGLDKDCALITDGRFSGGTSGLSIGHMAPEAAAKGPLALVEEGDTIIIDIPSRELSVKLTDEALAERAKTATYRPGPRQRQITAWLRTYSLLATSADKGGVRDKDILSGAPC from the coding sequence ATGCCGCAGCGTAGAAGTGACACCACCTTAAAGGGCCGCCGCAACGCCGGCGCCCGTGCCCTGTGGCGGGCTACCGGTTTGGGCGATGGTGACCTGAAAAAGCCCATTATCGCCATTGCCAACTCCTACACCCAATTCGTGCCCGGCCATGTACATTTGAAAGACCTGGGCGATCTGGTGGCAGGGGCCGTGCGCGAAGCGGGCGGCACCCCGCGCGAATTCAACACCATAGCCGTGGATGACGGTATCGCCATGGGCCATGACGGCATGCTCTATTCCCTGCCGTCTCGCGAGCTCATCGCCGACGCGGTGGAAACCATGGCCAACGCCCACTGCGCCGACGCCCTGGTGTGCATCTCCAACTGCGACAAGATCACCCCGGGCATGCTGAATGCGGCGCTGCGGCTGAACATCCCCACCATCTTTGTCTCCGGCGGCCCCATGGAAGCCGGCAAGACCAAGCTGTCGGACCAGATCATCAAGCTGGATTTGGTGGACGCCATGGTCAAAGCGGCCGACCCGAATGTGTCCGACGCCGATGTCGAGCAGGTGGAAAAATCCGCTTGCCCCACCTGCGGCGCCTGTTCCGGGATGTTTACCGCCAACTCCATGAATTGCCTGACCGAGGCCCTGGGCCTGGCCCTGCCCGGTAACGGCTCCATGCTGGCCACCCATAAAAAGCGTGAGGGCCTGTTTTTGGAAGCGGGCAAGCGCATCATGGAATTGGTTGAAGCCTGGTACGACAAAGGCGATGAGCGGGCCCTGCCGCGTACCATCGCCAGCCGCCCAAGCTTTATGAACGCCATGGCCATGGACATCGCCATGGGCGGCTCTACCAATACCATCCTGCACCTGCTGGCTGCCGCCCAAGAAGGGGAAGTGGATTTTGGCCTGACCGATATCGACGCCCTGTCCAAGAAGGTGCCGCAGCTGTGCAAAGTGGCCCCGGCCACCAACAAATACCATATGGAAGACGTGCACTGCGCCGGCGGCGTCATGGGCATACTGGGCGAGCTGGCCAAAGGCGGCCTGCTGGACACCAGCACCCCCAACGTGCGTGGCGAAACCTTAAAAGACACCCTGGCGGCCTTTGAAACCGCCAAGCAAGCCGAGTTCTATCTGGCCGGTCCGGGTGGGATCCCCTCCAGTACCGCGTTTTCCCAGAACAGTTACTGGCCCACCCTGGACCTGGACAGAGACAACGGTTGTATCCGCAGCGTCGAAGGCGCTTACCGCCAAGACGGCGGCCTGGCGGTACTGCGCGGCAACCTGGCCCCCAATGGCGCGGTGGTGAAAACCGCCGGGGTTTCTGACGAGCAGCTGCATTTTGAAGGCCCGGCCCGGGTCTTTGACAGCCAAGACAGCGCCGTGGAGGCCATCCTGGCCGGGCAAATCAAGGCCGGTGACGTGGTGGTCATTCGTTATGAAGGCCCCCGTGGCGGCCCGGGCATGCAGGAGATGCTCTATCCCACCAGTTATCTGAAATCCATGGGCCTGGATAAAGACTGCGCCCTGATCACCGACGGCCGTTTCTCCGGCGGCACCTCTGGGCTGTCCATCGGCCACATGGCGCCGGAAGCGGCCGCCAAGGGCCCGCTGGCGCTGGTGGAAGAGGGCGATACCATCATTATCGACATCCCCAGCCGCGAATTGTCGGTGAAGTTGACCGACGAGGCGCTGGCCGAGCGCGCCAAAACCGCCACCTATCGCCCTGGCCCGCGCCAGCGGCAGATCACCGCCTGGCTGCGCACCTACTCCCTGCTGGCCACCTCCGCCGACAAGGGCGGCGTGCGCGACAAAGACATACTGTCGGGGGCGCCATGCTAG
- the ilvA gene encoding threonine ammonia-lyase, biosynthetic yields MLDGYGYLREALCSPVYEVAKATPVNRLARLSERLGQDVWLKREDLQPVHSFKLRGAYHKIASLPRDCPGVVAASAGNHAQGVALSARALGFKAIIVMPTQAPAIKVDAVKALGAEVVLFGDNFDAAKDHAQTLSSQQGFAFVAPFDDEKVIAGQGTLGLELIKELPKLDVLFLPVGGGGLAAGVAAVIKQLKPEIRVVAVEPDDAACFKAAFEAGAPVTLDEVGTFADGVAVKRIGTETFRVMSQFVDEAITVSNDAICAAIKDIFEDVRAVAEPAGALSLAGLKAWCEQHPEFKGQVGAVLSGANLNFHLLRQVSERCDLGEGTEAVLAVTIPERPGSFLALCRTLKGRAVTEFSYRYRDTAEAQILVSVRTGGVHERTALVADLEQSGFDVLDLSDNELAKLHVRYMVGGKPPVHRPEFLYSFAFPEHPRALLTFLETLGSHFDISLFHYRHHGADVGRVIAAFADADKNSLVRHLDSIGYPYRAEDANPAYSRFLC; encoded by the coding sequence ATGCTAGACGGCTACGGTTACCTGCGCGAAGCCCTGTGCTCGCCGGTGTACGAGGTGGCCAAGGCCACCCCGGTCAACCGGCTGGCCCGGCTGTCTGAACGCCTGGGCCAGGATGTCTGGCTCAAGCGCGAAGACCTGCAACCTGTACACAGCTTCAAGTTGCGCGGCGCCTACCACAAGATTGCCAGCCTGCCTCGGGACTGCCCCGGGGTGGTGGCCGCTTCCGCCGGTAACCATGCCCAGGGGGTGGCGCTGTCGGCCCGGGCCCTGGGCTTTAAAGCCATTATCGTGATGCCCACCCAGGCGCCGGCCATCAAGGTGGACGCCGTTAAGGCCCTGGGCGCCGAGGTGGTGCTGTTTGGCGATAACTTCGACGCCGCCAAGGACCATGCCCAGACCTTGAGCAGCCAACAGGGCTTTGCCTTTGTGGCGCCCTTTGACGATGAAAAGGTCATCGCCGGCCAGGGCACCCTGGGCCTGGAGCTTATCAAGGAGCTGCCGAAGCTGGATGTGCTGTTCCTGCCCGTTGGCGGCGGCGGCCTGGCCGCCGGTGTGGCGGCGGTTATCAAGCAGCTTAAACCTGAGATTCGCGTAGTGGCCGTCGAGCCCGATGACGCCGCCTGTTTCAAGGCCGCTTTTGAAGCCGGCGCCCCCGTTACTCTCGACGAAGTGGGCACCTTTGCCGACGGTGTGGCCGTCAAACGCATCGGCACCGAGACCTTTAGGGTGATGAGCCAGTTTGTGGACGAAGCCATCACCGTCAGCAACGACGCCATCTGCGCCGCCATCAAAGACATCTTTGAAGACGTGCGGGCCGTGGCCGAACCGGCCGGCGCCCTGTCCTTGGCCGGCCTTAAGGCCTGGTGCGAACAGCACCCCGAGTTCAAGGGCCAGGTAGGGGCGGTGCTGTCTGGCGCCAACCTCAACTTTCACCTGCTGCGCCAGGTGTCGGAGCGCTGCGATCTGGGGGAGGGCACCGAAGCGGTATTGGCGGTGACCATACCCGAGCGCCCCGGCAGCTTCCTGGCCCTGTGCCGTACCTTAAAGGGCCGGGCGGTGACCGAGTTCAGCTACCGCTACCGCGACACTGCCGAGGCGCAAATCCTGGTGAGCGTGCGTACCGGCGGCGTCCATGAACGCACCGCCCTGGTGGCCGACCTGGAGCAAAGCGGCTTTGACGTGTTGGACTTGTCCGACAACGAACTGGCCAAGCTTCATGTGCGCTACATGGTGGGGGGTAAGCCCCCCGTGCACCGGCCGGAATTCTTGTACAGCTTTGCGTTTCCCGAGCATCCCAGGGCCTTGCTGACCTTCCTGGAGACCCTGGGCAGCCACTTTGATATTTCCCTGTTTCACTACCGCCATCATGGCGCCGACGTCGGCCGGGTCATTGCCGCCTTCGCCGACGCCGATAAAAACAGCCTGGTCAGGCACCTCGATTCCATCGGGTACCCCTACCGGGCAGAAGATGCCAATCCCGCTTACAGCCGATTTTTATGTTGA
- the ilvC gene encoding ketol-acid reductoisomerase — translation MTAFHQKPLRQQLQALRHCHPVPKSAFSDGVEALKGKQIVILGCGAQGLNQGLNLRDSGLNVAYALRQSSIDSQNSSYQRAKDNGFYVGSFEELVPKADLVINLTPDKQHGPVVNAIMPTMKAGAALGYSHGFDVIEAQREIRDDITVIMVAPKCPGTEVRAEYLRGFGVPTLIAVHQDPEGKGLAWAKAWCAGTGGHRAGVLESSFEAEVKSDLMGEQTVLCGLPQAVCVAGFERLVALQVPAEQAAAFYQFGIEQVSESMKAGGVRLAFSKLSPAARVHARRQADKIKAAFRPLFEKHMDDIVAGRFAERMMTDWQNDDVELLTWRQQSSESAFEQAPPSQSFTLDFDRATGLVAIFAAGVELAFEVMVEAGVSPASAYYESLHELPLIANTLARRRLHEMNLVISDTAEYGNYLFAGPATDILKDILATWTLRELGEGGQFDAVDDTSLSLVDEQNQSHPIEAVGASLRAYMRER, via the coding sequence ATGACCGCATTTCACCAAAAGCCCCTGCGCCAGCAATTGCAGGCCCTGCGCCACTGTCACCCGGTACCTAAAAGTGCCTTCAGTGATGGCGTAGAGGCCCTCAAAGGCAAGCAGATCGTTATTCTGGGCTGCGGCGCCCAGGGCCTGAACCAGGGCCTGAACCTGCGCGATAGTGGCCTTAATGTGGCTTATGCACTGCGCCAGTCGTCCATCGACAGCCAGAACAGCTCCTATCAGCGGGCCAAGGACAACGGCTTTTACGTGGGCAGCTTCGAAGAGCTGGTGCCCAAGGCCGACCTGGTGATCAACCTGACCCCCGACAAACAGCACGGCCCGGTGGTCAACGCCATCATGCCCACCATGAAGGCGGGGGCGGCCCTGGGTTATTCCCACGGCTTTGACGTGATTGAAGCCCAGCGGGAAATCCGTGACGACATCACCGTGATCATGGTGGCCCCCAAGTGCCCCGGCACCGAAGTGCGGGCCGAATACCTGCGCGGCTTCGGGGTTCCGACCCTGATCGCCGTCCACCAAGACCCCGAAGGCAAGGGCCTGGCCTGGGCCAAGGCCTGGTGCGCCGGTACCGGCGGCCACCGCGCCGGGGTATTGGAGTCGAGCTTCGAAGCGGAAGTGAAATCCGACCTGATGGGTGAGCAAACCGTGCTGTGCGGCTTGCCGCAAGCGGTGTGTGTGGCGGGCTTTGAGCGCCTGGTAGCCCTGCAGGTACCGGCCGAGCAGGCCGCCGCTTTCTACCAATTCGGTATCGAGCAGGTGTCCGAGAGCATGAAGGCCGGTGGCGTGCGCCTGGCGTTTTCCAAACTGAGCCCGGCGGCAAGGGTCCATGCCCGCCGGCAGGCCGACAAAATCAAGGCAGCCTTTCGCCCGCTTTTTGAAAAGCACATGGACGACATCGTCGCCGGCCGCTTTGCCGAGCGCATGATGACCGACTGGCAGAACGACGACGTGGAGCTGCTGACCTGGCGCCAGCAAAGCAGCGAGAGCGCCTTCGAGCAGGCGCCCCCCAGCCAGAGCTTCACCCTGGACTTTGACCGGGCCACCGGCCTGGTGGCTATCTTTGCCGCCGGTGTGGAACTGGCCTTTGAAGTGATGGTGGAAGCAGGGGTAAGCCCGGCCTCGGCCTACTACGAGTCCCTGCACGAGCTGCCCCTTATCGCCAACACCCTGGCCCGTCGCCGCCTGCACGAGATGAACCTGGTGATAAGCGACACCGCCGAGTACGGCAACTACCTGTTTGCCGGCCCGGCCACCGACATCCTCAAGGATATCCTGGCCACCTGGACCCTGCGGGAACTGGGGGAAGGCGGCCAGTTTGATGCCGTGGACGACACCAGCCTGTCACTGGTGGACGAGCAGAACCAAAGTCATCCCATCGAAGCCGTTGGGGCTTCCCTTCGCGCCTATATGCGCGAGCGTTAA